The following DNA comes from Candidatus Methanomethylophilaceae archaeon.
CCGATCTTGCCGATGATGCAATCCAGATCCTCGCCGTAAAGATCGGAAAGCTCCATGTGGAGCAGCTCGATCCTTTCCGCGCCGCGGAAGGCCCCTTTGGCGGCAAGCTTGTTCACCGAATGCTATGCGGCACCACGCGGTTGTCGCTGACCAGGTTGTCGGCGTGCGCCACGATCTTCTCCTCCAGCGTCCGGGGCATATAATCCCCGGTCGGGAGGCCGAGCTCCTCCACGTCCACCGCGTCCAGGCCGGCGCCGGTGTGCTTGCGGATGATCTCGACGATCTCCTTCGGAAGCCCCAGGCCCTCGGCTATCTCCGCCCCGATGCAGGCGTGCATTATCGAGTGGTCGACGGAGCGGCCTATGTCATGCAGAAGCGCGCCCGCTATGACCAGATCCCTGTCGGCCTCCGGGATGCGGGATGCCATCTCCTCCGCCACCGCCCTGACAGTGCAGCAATGGATGATCACGCGCCTCTTGCATCCTTTCTCGATGAGAAACCTCATGCATTCGAAATCGGTCGGAATTCTCGACAACCGTCTTCCCCCTTTCGTTGGGAACCACCGTGATCTTCCCGTGGCGGTCGGAATACAGGGCCTTTCCTTCGGTGAGGCGGTCCAGGAATATGGCCAGAGCCGCTATCTCCGAATGGGGCTGGTTGCCCACCGAGATGTTGAAATCCGCGCGGTCGTAGACTTCGCGGGGCACCTTCTCCGCCCCCACGACTATCATGAGATTCTCGTCGCGGGGTATCTTGGGGAGAGCTTCGTCGACCCTCTCGCCGTACATGGTGAGATGGATGACCTTCCCGTCGAATCCGCGGATGGCGTCCTGCCATCTGACCCCGGTCTTTATCTGGTAGTCCCCGCCGAACCTCTCGGCCACGCTGCGGATGTTCTCCTCCAAGACTTCGTCGTGGGTATCGACATAGATGCCTCTGGCTCCGAGGGCTCTCGAAGACAGCGCCACATGCGTCGTGACGCGCTTATCCCTTTCTGGACGGTGCCCTATCCTCATTATCCAAATATCGGGCATGGAATTACTCTTCGCGGATGAGCTCTATCCTGTGCCCGTGGTAATCCATCTTCACCGATCTGCGGACCAGACTCTTGAGCATGGTCGACGAAAGCCCCAGGGATTCCGCCACGTCGCCCGAGAATACGCCGTCCTTCCCGACTTTCTCCAGGATTTTCCGCTCGATCTCCCCGTATTCGTCGTCGCCCATCATGGCCGCGGTCAGAACGTCGCTGATCTCGTAAACTGGCCACTGCGCGTTTATGCTGAAAGATGTGTAATACGTATGATACGATTTCTCCGGATACCCGCCGTCTTTGGACATCCAACGGGTCTCCACCAGTTTCATCTTCTCGAAGAAGACTATGGCATCCCTGCCTTCGGGACCGTATTTCTCTGCGATCTCGTCGGCGGTCCTCCACTCCAGTGTGACCTCTTTGAGGACGTCTCTTTTCACGGGTGTATCAACGGACCTGAGCATAGGGACCAGCTCAGAAGGCTCATTGATCACCTTGATTCTGTTCATAAGTGCTAATGGGTGTAGAAACTATAAATAAGATAGGAGAAATACGAGCCTTTTACCCAGTAGGGCATTCGGCAATTGTCTACATTTCCGAGATTTTTCTGCCCGTTCAACCCAATGCTATATTCATTCCAACAAAGATCGAAATCCACTGCCAAAAAAGGCGGATGGCCGGTGGAGAGAGCTTCTGTCCCAACATTTATTAATCTGCCTTGGGATTCAGTCGCAATGACAGACCAAAAAGCCGAAACGGCCTGGAAATGTCTCGGATGCTACAGGACCTACAAAGGCCCCAATGCAGAGGAGAAGGCCCGCGCATGCTGCAACACCATCGCGCAGGGGGTCTACATCAACCAGACCAGATGGGGAAAACACAAGTGGTACGGGCGCTGAGCCTGCCTGCCGCCGCAAAAACAATCCAGGCCACCTGGCTTTCTCGGGCGGCCGATTTAACATTTCATTTCAGCAAAAGTGTTAGGCGAACCGTTATTTCGGCTGACTGTGAATATTCGGTGCCGATCTTTTTGGCCGCATTCTCGTGGAACTGCGATCAGTCTTGACATACTAACACACGAACTGCGTGTTCAGCACAGGTTGCGTTTAATATAGATGTTGAAATCCAAGAGCAATTTCTACTCTGCTGACATAGGCATAAGAAGAGCCGTTATGAATGGAGAACCCGCCACATAAGCAGGCCGCTGGAGAACAACGTATATATGGAGCTGCTCAGGAGAGAGTATACGGTACGTGTAGGCCACTGCAAAGATTCAGAAGTCGATTTCACTGTTACGGATTCGGAGAGTGTCGAGCACTATCAGGTCACTAAGACCATGATGGCTGACGAGACCAGAGAAAGGGAACTGAGACCTTTGGAACGGGTGAATGTCAACTACCGCAGAACGGTCCTCACAATGGATCGTTTCGGACTCGGTTCGTACAGCGGCATAGAAGTGGTCAACGTCATAGACTGGCTCTGCGACAGATTAATGGAATCTTCATTGGTGGGCAGAAGATTGTCTGCCTGATTCCAGAGCATCAGTTTTGACATAAAATATTAATATAAGCGTTTCGTTCACGCACTTACACAAG
Coding sequences within:
- a CDS encoding HDIG domain-containing protein — protein: MAEEMASRIPEADRDLVIAGALLHDIGRSVDHSIMHACIGAEIAEGLGLPKEIVEIIRKHTGAGLDAVDVEELGLPTGDYMPRTLEEKIVAHADNLVSDNRVVPHSIR
- a CDS encoding tRNA (cytidine(56)-2'-O)-methyltransferase — its product is MPDIWIMRIGHRPERDKRVTTHVALSSRALGARGIYVDTHDEVLEENIRSVAERFGGDYQIKTGVRWQDAIRGFDGKVIHLTMYGERVDEALPKIPRDENLMIVVGAEKVPREVYDRADFNISVGNQPHSEIAALAIFLDRLTEGKALYSDRHGKITVVPNERGKTVVENSDRFRMHEVSHRERMQEARDHPLLHCQGGGGGDGIPHPGGRQGSGHSGRASA
- a CDS encoding ArsR family transcriptional regulator, which codes for MNRIKVINEPSELVPMLRSVDTPVKRDVLKEVTLEWRTADEIAEKYGPEGRDAIVFFEKMKLVETRWMSKDGGYPEKSYHTYYTSFSINAQWPVYEISDVLTAAMMGDDEYGEIERKILEKVGKDGVFSGDVAESLGLSSTMLKSLVRRSVKMDYHGHRIELIREE
- a CDS encoding ATP-binding protein; this translates as MMADETRERELRPLERVNVNYRRTVLTMDRFGLGSYSGIEVVNVIDWLCDRLMESSLVGRRLSA